A single window of Ferrimonas balearica DSM 9799 DNA harbors:
- the ybeY gene encoding rRNA maturation RNase YbeY gives MELDLQLAVEADNLPSQAQLESWAALALADRPDAELTIRITDEAESQQLNRDYRGKDKPTNVLSFPFEAPPGIELPLLGDLVICAAVVAREAVEQEKAPMDHWAHMVIHGCLHLIGYDHIDDEDAEEMESLERQLLAQLGIADPYQER, from the coding sequence ATGGAACTGGACCTGCAACTGGCCGTTGAGGCCGACAACCTGCCGAGCCAGGCCCAGCTGGAAAGCTGGGCCGCCCTGGCCCTGGCTGACCGTCCGGACGCGGAGCTGACCATCCGCATCACCGACGAAGCGGAAAGTCAGCAACTGAACCGCGACTACCGCGGCAAGGACAAGCCCACCAACGTGCTCTCCTTCCCCTTTGAAGCCCCCCCGGGCATCGAGTTGCCGCTGCTGGGCGATCTGGTGATCTGCGCGGCCGTGGTGGCGCGGGAAGCGGTCGAGCAAGAGAAGGCCCCGATGGATCACTGGGCCCACATGGTGATCCACGGCTGTCTGCATCTGATTGGCTACGATCACATCGACGATGAAGACGCCGAAGAGATGGAGTCACTGGAGCGTCAATTGCTGGCTCAGTTGGGCATTGCCGATCCCTACCAAGAGCGGTAA
- the corC gene encoding CNNM family magnesium/cobalt transport protein CorC (CorC(YbeX) belongs to the Cyclin M Mg2+ Exporter (CNNM) family, and was characterized as belonging to a set of three proteins, at least one of which must be present for CorA to function.), which translates to MNEDQPPSSQTHAKKGWLDRLSHFFGGEPQNRQELVDVIQDAEDRALIDQDTKEMIKGVLEVSDLKVRDLMIPRSQMITIEKNQSVEEFLPIVIESAHSRFPVIDRDKDHIEGILLAKDMLAYGFGNDANFTLEQILRPAVVVPESKRVDVLLKEFRSDRYHMAIVVDEYGGVSGLITIEDVLEAIVGDIEDETDLEEENDVHIRRISRQVWAVAALTPIEEFNEHFDAGFSDQEYDTVGGLVSHAFGHLPERGEIIELNGFEFKVVNADTRRLVQLQVRLAENERDNEGENAGDSANEDAPAA; encoded by the coding sequence ATGAACGAAGACCAACCCCCGTCGAGCCAGACCCACGCTAAAAAGGGCTGGCTGGACCGCCTCAGCCATTTCTTTGGTGGCGAGCCGCAAAACCGACAAGAGCTTGTCGACGTGATCCAGGATGCGGAAGACCGTGCCCTGATCGACCAAGACACCAAAGAGATGATCAAAGGGGTACTCGAGGTCTCCGACCTGAAAGTACGCGACCTGATGATCCCCCGCTCCCAGATGATCACCATCGAAAAGAATCAGTCCGTTGAGGAGTTTCTCCCCATCGTGATTGAGTCGGCACACAGCCGCTTTCCGGTGATCGACCGGGACAAGGATCATATCGAAGGCATTCTGCTGGCCAAAGACATGCTGGCTTATGGCTTCGGTAACGACGCGAACTTTACTCTTGAGCAGATCCTGCGTCCCGCCGTGGTGGTACCCGAAAGCAAACGCGTTGACGTGCTGCTTAAGGAGTTCCGCTCCGACCGTTACCACATGGCCATCGTGGTGGATGAATATGGCGGGGTTTCCGGCCTGATCACCATTGAGGATGTGCTGGAAGCGATCGTCGGTGACATCGAGGACGAAACCGATCTGGAAGAGGAAAACGACGTTCATATTCGTCGTATCAGTCGCCAGGTTTGGGCGGTTGCCGCCCTGACCCCCATCGAAGAGTTCAATGAACACTTCGACGCTGGCTTCTCCGACCAGGAATACGACACCGTCGGTGGTTTGGTCAGCCACGCCTTCGGCCATCTGCCGGAGCGCGGCGAGATCATCGAACTCAACGGATTCGAGTTCAAAGTGGTCAATGCCGACACCCGTCGCCTTGTTCAACTCCAGGTTCGCCTGGCCGAGAACGAGCGCGACAACGAGGGTGAAAACGCAGGCGACAGCGCCAACGAGGACGCTCCCGCTGCCTGA